A single window of Bradyrhizobium sp. SZCCHNS1050 DNA harbors:
- a CDS encoding spermidine synthase, translated as MTEARHADPRDNDLVAEKQGARSSGVDLVARQSMAQLRTLKLLIAASGLAGLGYEIVWTRQLALALGTEMMAVLGAIAGFFAGLAVGAFVLDGRIRRAANPHRVYAVLETVIGVWGLCAVWLLPACARALAPLLGTAPSNVLLWSASFLLPTLVLLPATVAMGGTLTALERMTSAAHGTRPVSAGVYAANTAGAVAGTLLSTFVLIPALGLSATLLCLAAVNAACALAALRLGRAPQVDARARDDRRRAVAGLRLTGTLFVTGLLGIVFEVLVVRLAAQMMQDTVYSFACLLAAYLLGTAMGGMIWQRVGHTVARGRTALISGTALVCLGTALVTPLLGGLADSAASLGVVGELGIALALFLLPAMAMGALFGQLMQDVRDVRGSVGWAVGINSLGAAIAPLVAAQLLIPAFGTWRALVLVAVGYLLLLLPQRAALRWAAALALLALALLWLPAPLLIKVPPGGKLLAVREGPMATASVVDDASGARYLEVNGHFRMGGTSSVRSDFRQAVLPLLLHPAPRKALFLGVGTGATVLGAAQMPGIDVRAVELSSEVVALLPWFDNPAAEKERPPISVADARRFIIADDGRYDVIVADLFHPALDGSGALYTVEHFAAVKRRLATEGMFCQWLPLYQLDTPSLRAIVRSFLAVFPQGSAWLNHYSVRTPMLALIGSGAPSPIDPEFVAARFSDRKLHPVIQPLGFDQPIDLLGQYVAGAKALASFAGPGPRNTDDFPFVTFDARSNVHALSAAPWQLLLTVLSQTKTDAADLLEDSKRGMWEQRLGAYWRARNQFIQVGAALTGEPRGPALIAAAAPGLLDSIRASAEFEPAYAPLMSMAKALLASDRAAAERLLRAIDSAAPSRREARDLLSREFER; from the coding sequence TTGACCGAGGCACGCCACGCAGACCCGCGCGACAATGATCTGGTCGCGGAGAAGCAAGGCGCCCGGTCTTCCGGCGTCGATCTCGTCGCCCGCCAGAGCATGGCTCAGCTGAGAACGCTGAAGCTGCTGATTGCAGCATCCGGCCTCGCCGGGCTGGGCTATGAGATCGTCTGGACGCGCCAGCTCGCCCTCGCCTTGGGCACGGAGATGATGGCCGTGCTCGGCGCCATCGCAGGATTCTTCGCCGGGCTGGCGGTGGGCGCCTTCGTCCTCGATGGCCGGATCCGCCGCGCCGCCAATCCGCACCGGGTGTATGCCGTCCTCGAAACGGTCATCGGCGTGTGGGGGCTGTGTGCGGTCTGGCTGCTTCCCGCGTGCGCGCGCGCCCTCGCGCCGCTGCTCGGCACGGCGCCTTCCAACGTGTTGTTGTGGAGCGCGAGCTTCCTGCTGCCGACGCTGGTGCTGTTGCCGGCGACGGTGGCGATGGGCGGCACGCTGACCGCGCTGGAACGCATGACGTCCGCGGCGCATGGCACGCGGCCCGTCAGCGCCGGCGTCTACGCCGCGAACACCGCCGGCGCCGTCGCCGGCACGCTGCTGTCCACCTTCGTGCTGATCCCCGCGCTCGGATTGTCGGCGACGCTGCTTTGCCTGGCAGCCGTCAACGCGGCCTGCGCGCTCGCAGCGCTTCGCCTCGGCCGAGCCCCGCAGGTCGACGCTCGCGCGCGCGACGATCGCAGGCGTGCTGTCGCCGGCCTCCGCCTGACAGGAACCCTGTTCGTCACCGGCCTGCTCGGCATCGTGTTCGAAGTGCTGGTCGTGCGCCTGGCCGCGCAGATGATGCAGGACACGGTCTATAGCTTCGCCTGTCTGTTGGCCGCCTACCTGCTGGGCACCGCGATGGGCGGCATGATCTGGCAGCGCGTGGGGCACACGGTTGCGCGCGGCAGAACCGCGTTGATCAGCGGCACCGCGCTCGTCTGCCTCGGCACGGCGCTCGTGACGCCCTTGCTGGGCGGCCTCGCTGACAGCGCTGCGAGCCTCGGCGTCGTCGGCGAGCTCGGCATTGCGCTGGCGCTGTTCCTGTTGCCTGCGATGGCGATGGGCGCCTTGTTCGGCCAGCTCATGCAGGATGTCCGCGACGTCAGAGGATCGGTCGGCTGGGCCGTCGGCATCAACAGCCTCGGCGCAGCCATTGCGCCGCTGGTCGCGGCACAGCTGCTGATTCCCGCTTTCGGCACTTGGAGAGCATTGGTCCTCGTTGCTGTCGGATATCTTCTGCTGCTGCTGCCCCAACGCGCTGCGCTGCGCTGGGCGGCGGCGCTCGCTCTACTTGCACTCGCGCTGTTGTGGCTTCCCGCCCCCCTGCTCATTAAGGTCCCGCCGGGCGGCAAGCTTCTGGCCGTGCGCGAGGGACCGATGGCGACCGCGAGCGTCGTCGACGACGCCTCAGGAGCACGCTATCTCGAGGTGAACGGCCACTTCCGCATGGGCGGCACCAGTTCGGTGCGATCCGATTTCCGCCAGGCCGTGCTGCCGTTGCTCTTGCACCCAGCGCCGCGCAAGGCCCTCTTCCTCGGTGTCGGCACCGGCGCGACCGTGCTCGGCGCCGCGCAGATGCCGGGCATCGACGTGCGCGCGGTCGAGCTGTCCTCCGAGGTCGTCGCGCTGCTGCCCTGGTTCGACAACCCCGCGGCCGAGAAGGAAAGGCCGCCGATCTCCGTTGCCGATGCCCGGCGCTTCATCATCGCCGATGACGGACGCTACGACGTGATCGTGGCCGACCTGTTCCACCCGGCGCTCGATGGCAGCGGCGCGCTGTACACGGTCGAACATTTCGCGGCCGTCAAGCGGCGACTGGCGACCGAGGGCATGTTCTGCCAGTGGCTGCCGCTCTATCAGCTCGATACGCCGTCACTGCGCGCGATCGTCAGAAGCTTTCTCGCAGTCTTCCCACAAGGGTCCGCCTGGCTGAACCATTACAGCGTGCGCACGCCGATGCTGGCTCTGATCGGATCAGGCGCCCCGAGCCCGATCGACCCCGAGTTCGTCGCCGCACGGTTCTCCGACCGGAAGCTTCACCCGGTCATTCAACCTCTCGGCTTCGATCAGCCGATCGATCTTCTGGGCCAGTATGTCGCCGGCGCGAAAGCGCTCGCGAGCTTCGCCGGTCCGGGACCGCGCAACACCGACGATTTCCCGTTCGTCACGTTCGACGCGCGCAGCAACGTTCACGCTCTCTCGGCGGCCCCATGGCAATTGCTGCTGACGGTCCTGAGCCAGACAAAGACCGACGCGGCCGATTTGCTGGAAGACTCGAAACGCGGAATGTGGGAGCAACGGCTCGGCGCCTATTGGCGGGCTCGCAACCAATTCATCCAGGTCGGCGCGGCGCTGACCGGCGAACCGCGCGGACCGGCGCTCATCGCAGCCGCCGCACCCGGCCTCCTCGATTCCATTCGCGCCAGCGCCGAGTTCGAGCCGGCCTATGCGCCGCTGATGAGCATGGCAAAAGCGCTGCTTGCATCGGATCGCGCGGCTGCTGAACGCCTGCTTCGGGCAATCGACTCCGCCGCGCCGTCGCGACGCGAAGCGCGCGACCTGCTGTCGCGCGAGTTCGAACGATAG
- a CDS encoding winged helix-turn-helix domain-containing tetratricopeptide repeat protein, whose protein sequence is MRFLFEDFCLDAERRELTRGSQLVAVGPKVFDLLLYLVRNRDQVVTRDDLLTAVWQGRIVSESTLTSHVNAVRRAVGDSGKEQRLIRTISRKGMRFIGQVRQDEVSATTVDARSHSSAGDQRPTLSLPDAPSVAVLPFRNLSGDPGQDYFADGVVEDIITALSRIGWLFVIARNSSFTYKGRTVNEQQVGRELGVRYVVEGSVRQSANRVRITGQLVDATTGTHLWADRFEETIDDLFELQDQIATSIVGVIASQLERAEIDRARRKPTGNLSAYDHYLRAMPHLHRGTRDAIDEASLLFQKALSLDPSFASAHAMAAWCYCLRKINGWMTDQSLEFAEGIRLAHSAIELGRDDAVALTRAGHTLAHLAGDLEGAVALLDRALLLNPNLAAAWFLGGFLRVLRGDPESAIDFFTRAMRFSPLDPEMFRMQAGMAMAHLFAERFELALSWAERSFRQLPSSGFVVLIIIASHALAGRMEQAKDAAAHLLKLHPAFRMSNLENWIPIQRPEHRATFKKGLRLAGLPE, encoded by the coding sequence TTGCGTTTCCTGTTCGAAGATTTTTGCCTGGATGCGGAGCGGCGCGAGCTGACCCGTGGCTCGCAGCTCGTCGCGGTCGGGCCGAAAGTTTTCGACCTTCTGCTCTACCTGGTCCGCAACAGGGATCAGGTGGTGACACGGGACGATCTGCTGACCGCCGTCTGGCAGGGTCGCATCGTCTCCGAATCGACATTGACGAGTCACGTCAACGCCGTGCGCCGGGCAGTCGGAGATAGCGGCAAGGAGCAGCGCCTGATCCGGACGATTTCGCGCAAGGGAATGCGCTTCATCGGGCAGGTCCGGCAGGACGAGGTGTCCGCCACCACCGTAGACGCCCGATCGCATTCTTCGGCGGGCGACCAGCGGCCGACGCTGTCACTCCCGGATGCTCCCTCCGTCGCGGTGCTGCCGTTTCGTAACCTCAGCGGCGATCCCGGGCAGGACTATTTTGCGGACGGCGTCGTCGAAGACATCATCACCGCGTTGTCGCGGATCGGCTGGCTGTTCGTGATCGCCCGCAATTCGAGCTTCACCTACAAGGGACGCACCGTGAATGAGCAGCAGGTCGGCCGCGAGCTCGGCGTGCGCTACGTCGTCGAAGGCAGTGTGCGGCAGTCCGCGAACCGGGTACGCATCACCGGGCAACTCGTGGACGCGACCACCGGCACTCATCTGTGGGCGGATAGGTTTGAAGAGACGATCGACGACCTTTTCGAGCTTCAGGACCAGATCGCAACCAGCATCGTCGGCGTGATCGCCTCACAACTCGAGCGCGCGGAAATCGACCGCGCCCGGCGAAAGCCGACGGGGAATCTGAGCGCGTATGATCACTATTTGCGCGCGATGCCGCATCTGCACCGCGGGACGCGCGACGCGATCGACGAGGCTTCGCTTCTGTTTCAGAAGGCGCTTTCGCTCGATCCCAGTTTTGCCTCGGCCCATGCGATGGCGGCGTGGTGCTATTGCCTGCGAAAGATCAACGGCTGGATGACCGATCAGTCCCTGGAGTTCGCCGAAGGGATCCGGCTGGCTCATTCCGCGATCGAATTGGGCAGGGATGACGCCGTCGCGCTGACCCGCGCGGGGCATACGCTGGCCCATCTGGCCGGTGATCTGGAGGGCGCGGTTGCATTGCTCGACAGGGCGCTGCTGCTCAACCCCAATCTGGCGGCGGCCTGGTTCTTGGGCGGCTTCCTGCGGGTTTTGCGCGGTGATCCCGAGAGCGCTATCGATTTCTTCACACGTGCGATGCGATTCAGCCCGCTCGATCCAGAGATGTTCCGGATGCAGGCCGGGATGGCGATGGCGCATTTGTTCGCGGAGCGTTTCGAGCTGGCTCTGTCCTGGGCCGAACGATCGTTCCGGCAATTGCCGAGTTCAGGGTTCGTCGTGCTGATCATCATCGCGTCGCACGCGCTTGCCGGGCGGATGGAGCAGGCGAAAGACGCAGCCGCGCATTTGCTCAAGCTGCATCCCGCGTTTCGGATGTCCAATCTGGAGAATTGGATACCGATCCAGCGGCCTGAGCATCGGGCTACGTTCAAGAAGGGGCTGCGGCTGGCGGGCCTGCCGGAGTGA
- a CDS encoding 2OG-Fe(II) oxygenase family protein, which translates to MDQIEALFPIPLLRSPGLLSAELKDAAVAAIRNSKIENNLRSGQLFHTEVADPRANNLFQTIAELAVPKLIDFGELLFGEKLRWTVKEMWTNMLETGGNQTLHAHANSFISGIFYLTPSHPGSRTVFVRPPGGSDFSFRHHTRSAAVGPFNAGKYVLPEAEPGDLVLFPSYLYHEVPRNQGDQRITIAFNAIPDHLDCWGYRVSFAS; encoded by the coding sequence ATGGACCAGATCGAAGCTCTTTTCCCGATACCGTTGTTGCGTTCGCCAGGGCTCTTGAGCGCCGAGCTCAAGGACGCGGCCGTGGCCGCCATCCGCAATTCGAAGATCGAGAACAACCTGCGGTCCGGACAGTTGTTTCACACCGAGGTCGCCGATCCCCGCGCCAACAATCTGTTTCAGACCATCGCCGAGCTCGCCGTGCCCAAGCTGATCGATTTCGGCGAGCTGCTGTTCGGCGAGAAGCTGCGCTGGACGGTCAAGGAGATGTGGACGAACATGCTGGAGACCGGCGGCAACCAGACCCTGCACGCCCATGCCAACAGCTTCATCTCCGGCATCTTCTATCTGACGCCGTCTCACCCCGGCAGCCGCACCGTGTTCGTGCGGCCGCCCGGCGGCAGCGACTTCTCGTTCCGCCATCACACGCGCAGCGCCGCGGTCGGCCCGTTCAATGCCGGCAAATACGTGCTGCCGGAGGCGGAGCCCGGCGATCTCGTGCTGTTCCCAAGCTATCTCTACCACGAGGTGCCGCGCAATCAGGGCGACCAACGTATCACGATCGCTTTCAACGCGATTCCTGATCATCTGGATTGCTGGGGCTACCGCGTCAGCTTCGCGTCCTGA
- a CDS encoding AraC family transcriptional regulator — protein MTKAVPHDLEGEETAAAPEPREAVRPSANRPLADAEMARVLGTEPFRMALDATGGGVTHWKHDPLHDVVEPMTHHVIMAYNGVVQRMERRSGRFVSAGTFRPGVVIIIPEGASSRWDIPKPVDVVQLYLPHSTLVRVADEAETNRPADLLERTAHPDPITSRLLLSAADVLEGSEALDSLFRQQLTDLLATRLLAAHTGAPTAVQPIVGGLAPRVLMRAIERLRSESDADVSLAALAADAGLSRFHFCRAFKESTGLSPHAWLRQRRLEQAMQMLRDPDVSVVTVAAALGYASQTAFAAAFKRLTGDTPTDWRRRAR, from the coding sequence ATGACCAAGGCCGTTCCACACGATCTTGAGGGAGAGGAGACGGCGGCAGCGCCCGAACCGCGCGAAGCCGTTCGCCCGTCGGCCAACCGCCCTCTCGCGGACGCCGAGATGGCCCGCGTGCTCGGCACCGAGCCATTTCGCATGGCACTGGACGCGACCGGCGGCGGGGTGACGCACTGGAAGCACGACCCGCTCCACGACGTCGTCGAGCCGATGACCCACCACGTCATCATGGCCTACAACGGCGTGGTTCAGCGCATGGAGCGGCGGTCGGGACGTTTCGTCTCGGCGGGCACGTTTCGTCCCGGCGTCGTGATCATCATTCCCGAGGGCGCGAGCTCGCGATGGGACATCCCGAAGCCGGTCGATGTCGTGCAGCTCTATCTTCCGCACAGCACGCTGGTTCGTGTGGCCGACGAAGCCGAAACCAACAGGCCGGCCGATCTCCTGGAACGGACCGCGCATCCCGACCCGATCACGTCCCGCCTGCTGCTGAGCGCGGCGGACGTCCTGGAAGGCAGCGAGGCCCTGGATTCGCTGTTCAGACAGCAACTCACCGACCTCCTCGCCACGCGTCTGCTGGCCGCGCACACCGGGGCGCCGACCGCGGTCCAGCCCATCGTCGGCGGTCTGGCGCCGAGAGTGCTGATGCGCGCCATCGAGCGGCTTCGCTCCGAGAGCGACGCGGACGTCTCGCTTGCGGCGCTCGCCGCGGACGCCGGCCTGTCGCGCTTCCATTTCTGCCGCGCCTTCAAGGAAAGCACCGGGCTCTCGCCGCACGCCTGGCTTCGCCAGCGCCGGCTCGAGCAGGCGATGCAGATGCTGCGCGACCCGGACGTGTCCGTCGTCACGGTCGCGGCCGCGCTCGGCTACGCCTCGCAGACCGCGTTTGCTGCTGCATTCAAGCGGCTGACCGGGGACACCCCTACCGATTGGCGCCGGCGGGCGCGTTAG
- a CDS encoding MBL fold metallo-hydrolase, which produces MNLQNTSHLVTPKPDELVPSRYALKVGEIDVLVISDGVLPLPTTMLGHNAAPSARAAWFKDMFLPTDAFDWALNAVVVRSGGKTILIDAGLGSDPDLNLPRAGQLIKRLDAAGIDLASVTDVVLTHMHMDHVGGLLVEGVKDRLRPDLQIHVAAAEVEFWRAPDFSRTAMPEGFPDALRAAAKRFAREYHNQIRQFDEEHEVAPGVVVRRTGGHTPGHSIVRLTSGGEAMTFAGDAVFTVGFDHPDWHNGFEHDPDEATRVREGLLRDLAKTGELLVATHMPFPSIGRVGREGNVFRFVPIYWDY; this is translated from the coding sequence ATGAATCTGCAAAACACCTCACACCTCGTCACACCGAAGCCGGATGAACTGGTGCCGTCGCGCTATGCCCTGAAGGTCGGCGAGATCGACGTGCTGGTGATCAGCGACGGGGTGCTCCCGCTGCCGACCACGATGCTCGGGCACAACGCTGCGCCGTCGGCGCGGGCCGCTTGGTTCAAGGACATGTTCCTGCCGACCGACGCCTTCGATTGGGCCCTGAATGCCGTCGTCGTCCGGAGCGGCGGCAAGACCATCCTGATCGACGCAGGGCTCGGGTCGGATCCCGACCTGAACCTGCCGCGGGCCGGACAGCTGATCAAACGCCTCGACGCCGCCGGCATCGATCTCGCGTCCGTCACCGACGTCGTGCTGACCCATATGCACATGGATCACGTCGGCGGCCTGCTGGTCGAGGGCGTGAAAGACCGGCTGCGGCCGGACCTGCAGATCCATGTTGCGGCCGCCGAAGTCGAATTCTGGCGGGCGCCGGATTTCTCGCGAACGGCGATGCCGGAAGGCTTCCCGGACGCGCTGCGCGCAGCCGCGAAGCGCTTCGCGAGGGAGTACCACAACCAGATCCGGCAGTTCGACGAGGAGCACGAAGTCGCGCCGGGCGTCGTCGTCCGCCGCACCGGCGGTCACACCCCGGGACACAGCATCGTCCGCCTGACGTCCGGCGGCGAAGCGATGACCTTCGCGGGCGACGCCGTGTTCACGGTCGGCTTCGACCATCCCGACTGGCACAACGGCTTCGAGCACGACCCGGACGAGGCAACGCGCGTTCGCGAGGGATTGCTGCGGGACTTGGCGAAGACGGGCGAGCTACTGGTCGCCACCCATATGCCGTTCCCGTCCATCGGACGCGTCGGGCGCGAAGGTAACGTGTTTCGGTTCGTGCCGATCTACTGGGACTACTAA
- a CDS encoding alpha/beta hydrolase, translated as MPLNKPLNRIVNTTRRKILATSVMSAVSLSVRSTTAIGEESRSSTFAAQAVDPTAFVTTKDGVKIFYKDWGPKSGQPIVFHHGWPLSSDDWDTQILHFVGKGFRVIAHDRRGHGRSSQVGEGHDMDHYAADAAAVVDHLDLRNAVHVGHSTGGGEAARYVARHGRGRVAKLVLISAVPPLMVKTENNPGGLPIAVLDDVRRQLAAGRAQFYLEFASGPFFGYNRPGATASQAVIWNWWRQAMSGGAKAHLDGIKAFSETDFTEDLKAIAVPTLVLHGSDDQIVPVADSAPLSAKLLKNSSLKIYDGLPHGICTTHAAIVNADLSAFIAG; from the coding sequence ATGCCCTTGAACAAGCCGCTCAATCGGATTGTGAACACCACGCGCCGGAAGATCCTCGCGACCTCGGTGATGTCCGCGGTCTCGCTCAGCGTCCGTTCCACGACCGCGATCGGCGAGGAGTCAAGAAGCTCGACCTTCGCCGCGCAAGCGGTGGATCCGACGGCGTTCGTAACGACCAAAGACGGCGTGAAGATCTTCTACAAGGACTGGGGGCCGAAATCGGGTCAGCCGATCGTCTTCCATCACGGCTGGCCGCTCTCGTCCGACGACTGGGACACTCAGATACTGCATTTCGTCGGCAAGGGGTTTCGCGTGATCGCCCATGACCGCCGCGGTCACGGCCGTTCGAGCCAAGTCGGCGAAGGCCACGACATGGATCACTACGCGGCCGATGCTGCCGCGGTCGTCGACCATCTGGACCTGCGAAATGCGGTCCATGTCGGACATTCCACCGGCGGCGGCGAAGCCGCCCGCTACGTCGCGCGTCACGGCCGCGGCCGTGTCGCGAAGCTCGTGCTGATCAGCGCCGTGCCGCCGCTGATGGTCAAGACGGAGAACAATCCCGGCGGCTTGCCGATCGCCGTTCTCGACGATGTGCGCCGGCAGCTCGCCGCCGGCCGGGCGCAGTTCTATCTGGAATTCGCGAGCGGTCCGTTCTTTGGCTACAACCGCCCCGGTGCCACGGCGTCGCAGGCCGTGATCTGGAACTGGTGGCGTCAGGCCATGAGCGGCGGCGCCAAGGCGCATCTGGACGGCATCAAGGCGTTCTCCGAAACCGACTTCACCGAAGACCTCAAGGCCATCGCGGTGCCGACCCTCGTCCTGCACGGCAGCGACGACCAGATCGTGCCCGTCGCGGACTCGGCGCCGCTTTCGGCGAAATTGCTGAAGAACAGCTCGCTGAAAATCTACGACGGCCTGCCGCACGGCATCTGTACCACCCATGCAGCGATCGTGAATGCCGACCTGTCGGCCTTCATCGCCGGCTGA
- a CDS encoding SDR family oxidoreductase encodes MKIVVVGGTGRIGTKLAGLLRRKGHDVVQASPRTGVDAVTGDGLDFALSGADVVVDVANSPSFEDGAVLEFFTRSTRNVLAAEIAARLQHHVALSIVGTDRLPDCGYFRGKLAQERLIRNSGRRYSILRATQFYEFADDIVATSTHGQVARLSPALFQPVAADDVAAALAAVTLAPPIDGIIELAGPEQLSLDDFGRRYLAAINDPRKVVADIHARYFGAELDDRSLTPGDHPRLGVIRFADWLSSLRQ; translated from the coding sequence ATGAAGATCGTTGTCGTCGGGGGCACAGGCCGGATCGGGACCAAGCTTGCCGGCTTGCTGCGCCGCAAGGGGCACGATGTCGTTCAGGCCTCCCCCCGCACGGGTGTCGACGCCGTCACCGGTGACGGGCTCGACTTCGCGCTGTCGGGCGCGGACGTTGTCGTCGATGTCGCCAATTCACCGTCGTTCGAGGACGGCGCGGTTCTGGAATTCTTCACGAGGTCCACCCGCAATGTCCTTGCGGCCGAAATCGCCGCGCGCTTACAGCACCACGTCGCACTGTCCATCGTCGGGACCGATCGCCTTCCGGATTGCGGTTACTTCCGCGGCAAGCTCGCCCAAGAGCGTCTGATCCGGAATTCGGGGCGTCGTTACAGCATCCTCCGCGCCACACAGTTTTACGAATTTGCCGACGATATCGTCGCGACCTCCACGCATGGACAAGTCGCCCGGCTGTCGCCGGCGCTGTTTCAGCCGGTCGCCGCGGACGATGTCGCTGCCGCGCTGGCCGCCGTGACGCTGGCCCCGCCGATCGACGGCATCATCGAACTGGCCGGCCCGGAGCAGCTCAGCCTCGACGACTTCGGCCGCAGATACCTCGCCGCGATCAACGACCCGCGCAAGGTCGTCGCCGATATCCACGCCCGCTATTTCGGCGCGGAGCTGGACGACCGATCGCTCACGCCGGGCGACCATCCGCGCCTCGGCGTCATCCGCTTCGCCGATTGGCTTTCCTCCCTTCGCCAGTAA
- a CDS encoding NAD(P)/FAD-dependent oxidoreductase, with protein sequence MRLVVIGAGFAGMYAALSAARLRDIHGVSPEALEIALIAPEPTLVVRPRLYEPNPETLTAPLLDVLKAIDVVYVQGTAEAIDAAAREVSIAAPGGRRTRLAYDRLVVATGSRLFRPSIPGLAEYGFSVDSLDDAVALDRHLHGLAGRPAGNGRDTVVVAGGGFTGIEAATEMPARLRAILGPDARPRVVIVERNPVIAPDMGETARPVIENALKRIGVETWLGVGVASLDQSGVTLSGGERIAAETVIWAAGMRAAPLTAQIPAERDSFGRLLVDRDLRVPSAAGIFATGDAARAACDDAGNYALMSCQHATRMGAFAGNNAAAELLGVPTAPYHQAAYVTCLDLGEAGALFTRGWDRTIEMVGDQAKKTKREINTAWIYPPLAERAAALASADPERVTDL encoded by the coding sequence ATGCGACTGGTCGTCATCGGTGCCGGCTTCGCCGGTATGTATGCGGCATTGTCCGCCGCCCGGCTGCGCGACATCCACGGCGTTTCGCCCGAGGCGCTGGAGATCGCGCTGATCGCCCCGGAGCCGACCTTGGTTGTCCGTCCGCGGCTCTACGAACCAAACCCCGAAACGCTGACGGCGCCGCTGCTGGATGTGCTCAAGGCGATCGACGTGGTCTATGTGCAGGGCACCGCCGAGGCGATCGATGCTGCGGCGCGCGAAGTGAGCATAGCGGCACCCGGGGGCAGACGAACGCGGCTCGCCTACGATCGTCTGGTCGTGGCCACCGGCAGCCGGCTGTTTCGTCCGAGCATTCCCGGCCTTGCCGAGTACGGTTTCAGCGTCGACTCGCTGGACGACGCGGTGGCCCTCGACAGGCACCTGCACGGACTGGCCGGCCGGCCGGCCGGGAATGGCCGCGACACGGTCGTCGTCGCCGGCGGCGGGTTCACGGGCATCGAGGCAGCTACCGAGATGCCCGCGCGGCTCCGCGCCATTCTCGGCCCCGATGCGCGGCCGCGCGTCGTCATCGTCGAGCGCAATCCGGTCATCGCCCCCGACATGGGCGAAACCGCGCGTCCCGTCATCGAGAACGCATTGAAGCGGATCGGCGTGGAGACATGGCTGGGAGTCGGCGTTGCGTCGCTCGACCAGTCCGGCGTGACCTTGTCGGGTGGCGAGCGCATCGCAGCCGAGACCGTGATCTGGGCTGCCGGCATGCGTGCCGCGCCCCTGACCGCGCAGATTCCAGCCGAGCGCGACAGTTTCGGCCGGCTGCTGGTCGACCGCGACTTGCGCGTGCCGAGCGCGGCGGGCATCTTCGCGACCGGCGACGCTGCGCGTGCCGCCTGTGATGATGCCGGCAACTACGCGCTAATGTCGTGCCAGCACGCCACGCGGATGGGCGCTTTCGCCGGCAATAACGCCGCCGCCGAACTGCTCGGCGTTCCGACCGCGCCTTATCACCAGGCGGCCTACGTCACCTGCCTCGATCTCGGCGAGGCCGGCGCTTTGTTTACACGCGGCTGGGATCGGACGATCGAGATGGTCGGCGACCAGGCGAAGAAGACCAAACGCGAGATCAACACCGCCTGGATCTACCCGCCGCTTGCCGAACGTGCCGCCGCGCTCGCCTCCGCCGATCCGGAACGCGTCACCGATCTCTGA
- a CDS encoding helix-turn-helix domain-containing protein: MEDRKYLTPEEVSDRYRGAVSVGTLRNWRAMRVGPAFVKIGKAVLYPIGELDAWDKRNTVSCRAPGRSPATGHDQA, translated from the coding sequence ATGGAGGATCGAAAATACCTGACACCGGAGGAAGTCTCGGATCGCTACCGTGGCGCAGTGAGCGTCGGAACACTCCGGAACTGGCGAGCAATGCGCGTTGGGCCGGCCTTCGTCAAAATCGGGAAAGCGGTCCTATATCCGATTGGTGAACTCGACGCGTGGGACAAGAGAAACACGGTGTCCTGCCGTGCGCCAGGACGGTCGCCGGCGACTGGGCATGATCAGGCGTGA